A segment of the Amycolatopsis thermophila genome:
CCAGCGTGGCGACCCGCGCGTACCCCGCGAAGGCGAAGAACAGCAACCCGGCCGACTGCAGGATCCCGCCCGCGCCCGCCCCGAACGTCAGCCGCTCCGCCGGCCACCGCCATCGCGAGCACCGACCCGGCGAGGACGACCAGCGTGATCGTCACGATGACCGTGGTGACCGTGACCGACCGCTGCACCCCGCGGTAGTTCAGCGCGGTCAACACCAGCACGGCCGCCGCCGCGATCAGCGACTGCCAGAGCCGGGCGCGGTGTACGACGCGACGGTCAGTGCCGTCGCCGCGCAGCTCGCAGCCTTCCCGACCACGAACCCCCACCCGGCGAGGTAACCCCAGAACGGCCCGAGCCGCTCGTGCCCGTACACGTACGTGCCGCCGGACGACGGGTAGCGGGCGCCACCCGCGCCGACGAGGTCGCGTTGCAGTAGGCCACGACGGCCGCGACCGCCAGCCCGATCAGCAACCCGGCGCCCGCCGCGCGGGTCGCGGGCGCGAAGGCCGCGAACACCCCAGCCCCGATCATCGACCCGAGGCCGATCACCACCGCGTCCCCGGTGCCCAGCCGCCGCGTCAACTCCGCCACGTCGGCATCCTGCCCGGCTCAGATGACCGCGAGCGCGACCACGACGAGAACGTAGGTGAGCGCGAAGATGACCGGTATCCACTGCTCGATGTGTGAGAGCGGGACGTACCGGCGCCAGTCCTTGCCCTCGCCGAGCGCGGTCCACTCCGCGCGCGAGTAGGCGTAGGCCGGCAGCCGCTCCTCGAGCGCGCCGATCACCGCGTACTTCGCCGAGTTGAGCTGCCGGTAGGACCGCACGATGACCAGCCACGCGACGCACTCGCCGAGCAGGATCACCAGCCCGACCACGAGCACCCACACCGGGGCGCCGGTGAGCTTCGAACCTCCCGCCAGACCGACGAAGGCCGCGCCGACCGCGGTGTTGACCGTCAGGAAGAAGGTGTTGGTGAGGTTGCGCCGGGCGCTGACCCGGTCGGCCATCTCCACGCAGATCTTGTACTGCTCCAGCACCGCCGTCTGGTACTTCTCGCCCTCGGGCGCGTAGTCCCGCGGGCGCACGGCCTCGTTCCACAGCTTCGCGCTGAGTTCGGTCATGCCCCGATCATGGTCACTGGTGCCGCGCCGCGTCCAGGCGGGCCCGGGTCCGGTCCAGCCGCGACGCGATCGGTTCCCGCCCCGCGTCGTGCAGCCGCTCCACCAGCCGCATCAACGGCGGGCACTCCCGCACGGTCGAGCCGTCGAGGGTCCCGCCGTCGAGCCGGTGCGGGAAATCCGCCAGCACCGGGTGATCGGCGGTCAGCGGTTCGCCCCCAGGCCGGGGCAGGTAGATCTGGGCGAACGGGTCGGTGTCGGCCTTCTCCAGCAGGATGAGCGTGTCCCCGGTGCGGCCGCGGGCCACCAGCTCGCCGAGTTCCCGGCGCAGGGACGGCGTCAGCTCCTCGGCCCACACGATGACCTGGTCCGCCACCGCGATCAGGCGGCGCACGGTCTCGAACCACGACGCGCCGGGCAGGTACAGCCGGTTCGGGGCGACGAACGTGCCCGGCCAGTTGTTGACCTCCAGCTCGCCCGCGGTCGTGCTCGCGACCTGCACCAGCGGCACCCCGCCGGCCAGCTCGGTCAGCACGCGCTCGGACTTGCGGTGGGTGAAGATCTGGACGTGGTCGCCGCCCTCCTCGTCACGCACGAGGGGAGAATCGGACACCCCCGACCGTTCGGTGAGTTCGAAGTTGCGCAGCAGCAGGACGAACGGCTGCCCTGAGCACACCCAGCTGCGCACCGTGCCCGCGGAGCGGACGTGCGCCTGCCGGGCCAGTCCGACGATGGTGTCCATCCCGCTGTCCGGATGCCAGTGGCGCTGCCGCTCCAGGTAGCGGAGCTGGAACTCCGGTTCGCCGATGCGCAACCGGTCGAGCAGGTCCGGAGCGTGCCGGGAGACGGCCAGGTACCGCTCCAGCTCGGTGCCCGGCTCCGGACGCACGCCGGCGAAACGGGCCGCGACCTCGGCGAACGACTCCCGCGCCGCCGGCTCGTCGCCGTCCTGGAGGGCCGCGAAGCCCGCGTTCGTCAGCGCCTGGGCGACCCGCCCGCGCAGTTCCGGGTCCGTGCTCGCGGCCCAGCGCGACGCGACCTCCTGCCACAGCCGCCGCACCTCGGGCACCTTGTTCTCAGGCGGCGCGACGGCCTCGCCACGCAGGTAGGCGACGTGGACGTGCACCAGGCACAACGCCCGGTCGACCTCGACGTGGTTGACCGGGGCGGCCGCGTCGAGAACCGCGCGCAGCGTGTGCCGGGCTCGCTCGTTGTCCTGCCGGTCCCGCACGCCCAGTGCGGTGCAGTCCTCGGTGAGCGTGCGGAGCATGCGGCACACCACGCCGGGATCCGGGTGGCGGACGAAATGCTCACCCAGCCACCGCAGGATCACGAACGCCTCGGCCGTCATCCCTCGCTCGGCCAGGCCGATGGCGACCTCGAACAGGAACAGGGCGTGCCCGTCGGCGTCCACGACGCGGGTGAACTCCTCGCCGAAGAGCCAGTCGTGGAAGCGCCGGTCACCTTCCGCCCCCGGCGCGCCCGAGCGGAACTCCCGCCACCGCTCCAGCGCGGACTCGGTCACCCCGGCCCGGTCGAACCCGGTCCCCGCCCAGTGATCCCCCATAGCTGATCACTATCCCACGCGGTGCAACCCCGCGGCAGGTCTTTTCCGTCCTGGGCACATGAGGTGGAAAGCAACGATGTGCGGGCTGGGCCTCGTCCTGCTGGCGGCCACGGCCTGCGGCGAGCAGGGCGGCGGCGTCCAGCCGGGGTCCGGGGGAGCGCCGTCCAGCAGCGAAGCCGCTCCCACCGCGCCGACCATCCCGGCCACCGAGCTACCGCCCGTCATGCCCGGCGGGCCGCGGCAGATGCAACCGCCCGCCGACACCACCCCGGTGCCGGCGAGCCGCGTCGACTCGGCGGCGCTGCCGTCCGACTTCCCGCGCGAGGTGTTCGTCAGCGCCGACGGCAGGCAGCTGTTCATCCGCGCCGAGGAGGGCGGGTGCGGGCGCGCCGCCGCCGAGGTCGCCGAGCAGAACGCCCAGCAGGTCGTGGTCGACCTGGTGGAGAGCAGGAGCAACCTGGCCGGGCAGATGTGCACCATGGACATCCGCTACCCGGTGGTGTCGGCGACGCTGTCCGATCCCCTGGGCGAGCGGACCGTCGTGCTCAAGTCCGTCAAGCGAGGTTACTGACCGGTAGTATCCGCCGCATGAAGAAACGCCAGGTCTCGGCCACGCGCACCGTCGCCGCGCCGCCGGAGAAGATCTTCGAGCTGCTCGCGGACCCGTCGAAGCACCCGCTGATCGACGGTTCCGGCACGGTGCTCGCCGCACAGGACGGCGGCCCGGAGCGCCTGTCGCTCGGAGCCCGTTTCGGCATGGACATGAAGATGGGCGCGTCCTACAAGATCCTCAACACGGTCGTCGAGTTCGAGGAGAACCGCCTGATCGCCTGGCGGCACTTCAACGGCCACCGCTGGCGCTGGCAGCTCGAGCCGCGGGACGACGGATCCACCGACGTCACCGAGACCTTCGACTGGTCGACCGCGCGGATCCCGCTGCTGATCGACCTGAGCTTCTTCCCGCGCAAGAACAAGCAGGCCATCGACAAGACGCTCGACCGGATGGTCAAGCTGTTCCAGGCGTGACGAGAAGGGGGCGCCCCCGTCGCGGGTGGCGCCCCCTTCCGCGCTCGGTCAGGAGCGGAAGCTGATCTGCAGCACCGGCTCCGACGTCTCGGCGAAGAAGTCGTTGCCCTTGTCGTCGATGACGATGAACGCCGGGAAGTCCTCGACCTCGATCTTCCACACCGCTTCCATGCCGAGCTCGGGGTACTCGAGCACGTCGACCTTCTTGATGCAGTCCTGCGCCAGCCGCGCCGCCGGGCCACCGATCGAGCCCAGGTAGAACCCGCCGTGCTGCCGGCAGGACGCGGTGACCTGCTGGGAGCGGTTGCCCTTGGCCAGCATGACCAGCGAGCCGCCGGCGGCCTGGAACTGCGCGACGTAGGAGTCCATGCGCCCGGCGGTGGTGGGGCCGAACGAGCCCGACGCGTAGCCGTCCGGGGTCTTGGCCGGCCCCGCGTAGTAGACCGGGTGGTCGCGCAGGTACTGCGGCATCTCCTCGCCGGCCTCGAGCCGTTCCGCGATCTTGGCGTGCGCGATGTCGCGGGCCACGACCAGCGGGCCGGTGAGCGACAGCCGGGTCTTGACGGGCAGCGACGACAGCTGCGCGCGGATCTCGTCCATCGGCCGGTTCAGGTCGACCTGCACGACCTCGTCGGACAGGTCGTCGGTGGTGACGTCCGGCAGGAAGCGGGCCGGGTCGCGCTCGAGCTGCTCGATGAAGATGCCGTCCGCGGTGATCTTCGCCTTGGCCTGGCGGTCCGCCGAGCAGGACACGGCGATGCCGACCGGGCAGGACGCGCCGTGCCGGGGCAGGCGGATCACGCGCACGTCGTGGCAGAAGTACTTGCCGCCGAACTGCGCGCCGATGCCGAACTGCCGGGTCATCTCCAGCACCTGCTGCTCGAGGTCGGTGTCCCGGAAGCCGTGGCCCAGCGGCGACCCCTCGCGCGGCAGGTTGTCCAGGTAGCGGGCCGAGGCGAGCTTGGCGACCTTGAGGTTGTACTCGGCGGACATGCCGCCGACCACGATCGCCAGGTGGTAGGGCGGGCAGGCCGCGGTGCCGAGGCTGCGCAGCTTCTCGTCCAGGAACTTCGCCAGCCGCTTGGGGTTCAGGACGGCCTTGGTCTCCTGGTAGAGGAACGTCTTGTTGGCCGAGCCGCCGCCCTTGGCCATGAACAGGAACTCGTAGGTTGGATCGTCGCTGCCGGCTGTGTTGTCCTTGTGGAACAGCTCGATCTGCGCCGGCAGGTTGGTGCCGGTGTTCTTCTCGTCCCAGAAGCTGACCGGCGCCATCTGCGAGTAGCGCAGGTTGAGCTGCTGGTAGGCGTCGAAGATGCCGCGCGCCAGCGCCTCTTCGTCGTTGCCGCCGGTCAGGACGCCCTCGCTGCGCTTGCCGATGACGATCGCGGTGCCGGTGTCCTGGCACATGGGCAGCACGCCGCCCGCCGAGATGGCCGCGTTGCGGAGCAGGTCCATGGCGACGAACCGGTCGTTGCCGCTGGCCTCGGGGTCGTCGACGATCGCGCGCAGCTGCGCCAGGTGCGACGAGCGCAGCAGGTGCTGGATGTCGGTGATGGCGGTGCGGGCGAGCTCGGTCAGCGCGGCGGGTTCGACTTCCAGGAACTTCCGTCCGGCGGCCTCGACTACCCGGACCCCCTCGGCGGTCACGAGACGGTACTCGGTCTCGTGATCCGGGCCGAGCGGCAGCACGTCGGTGTACTGGAAGGTGGTGGTGGTCACTCGGGCTCCCTTGCAGGCAATTCGGGCCCTTGACGTTACCGCCTGCGCGTGCTTGCCCACGTAGAGGTGTGGCGCGCACCTCGCTGCGGGAGACCGTGATCCCGGGCAACTCCGGGCCGCCCCCGAAAAGTCGGAAGGCCGGGCCCACCCCGACGGACCCGACCTTCCGGGGCAAGCGGCCGGGAGCACAAGGCACCCGCCGCGAAGTCACCGTCCGAAGGACGTGAAAAACCCACAAACCGTTGCTTCCACGGTGACGTGACCTACGTCATACGTCAACGCGGCCGATCGGGTTGTTCGTGAACGCCGGACAGGGCCACCCCGCGTTGCGGGATGGCCCTGGTGTTCCCCCGGCCGTGTCCGGAAACCCGTCAGCTGGCGTAGGCGCGCAGGCGCTCGGCCCGCTCGCCCTGGCGCAGCTTCGACATGACCTCGCGTTCGATCTGGCGGACCCGCTCGCGGGACAGCCCGAAGTGCTTGCCGATCTGGTCCAGCGTGCGCGGCTGGCCGTCGTCGAGGCCGTAGCGCATCCGGATGACCTGCTGCTCGCGCTCGTCGAGCGTGGCCAGCACGCGGCGCAGGTCGTCCTGCAGCAGGCCCGAGATCACGGCGCTCTCGGCGTCGGTGGCCTCGGAGTCCTCGATGAAGTCGCCCAGCGGGGCGTCCTCGTCGGTGCCGACCGGCATGTCCAGGCTCACCGGGTCGCGGGCGTGGTCGAGCAGGTCGGCGACCTTCTCGGCCGGGATGCCGGACTCGGCGGCCAGCTCCTCGTTGGTGGCCTCACGGCCGAGCTGCTGGTGCAGGTCGCGCTTGATGCGGGCCAGCTTGTTGACCTGCTCCACGAGGTGCACGGGCAGCCGGATGGTGCGGCCCTGGTCGGCCATGCCGCGGGTGATGGCCTGGCGGATCCACCACGTCGCGTACGTCGAGAACTTGAACCCCTTGGAGTAGTCGAACTTCTCCACCGCGCGGATCAGACCCAGGTTCCCCTCCTGGATCAGGTCGAGCAGCGGCATCCCCCGTCCCGTGTAGCGCTTGGCCAGCGACACGACCAGCCGGAGGTTGGCCTCCAGCAGGTGGTTCTTCGCCCGGTGGCCGTCGCGCACGAGCGCCTGCAGCTCCTTGCGCCGCTGCGGGCTCAGCTTCGGCGTGGTGTCGAGCATGTGCTGCGCGAACACCCCGGCCTCGATGCGCTTGGCGAGCTCGACCTCGTCGGCGGCGGACAGCAGCGCGGTCTTGCCGATCCCGTTGAGGTAGACCCGCACGAGGTCCGCGGCCGGGCCCTGGGCGTCGAGATCCGCATCGAGGTTCGGCGAAGGGCGTACGCTGGTCTCGACGGGCTCGGTTTCGGGCTCGGGGACCTCACGAGTCGGGCGCTCGAGAGTCTGTACTGACATGTTCTGCCTCCCCGGTCACGGGCGGACACGTTCGGTGCGTCACACCGGCTCCTGCGCCGCGTGGGTGGATCCTGTGGAGTGCTCCACCCCCGCGGAGCCCAGCTCGTCGGCTGGACACTGGTTCCAACGCCGGCTGTTGCCAAAACGTTCCCGCGTTCTCGACTTCAGGACGGGGGAATACCGGACCGGGTTGCTCGACCAAAGCTGAGGTTTTGCTGAGAAGCCCGATCCTGCCGGATGTGGTCTAGACCTCGACGAGGACCGTGAACGGTCCGTCGTTGACGCTGTGCACCGCCATGGCGGCGCCGAATTTCCCCGTCGCCACACGGGCTCCGCGGTTGCGCAGCTCCGCGACCACGCGGTCGAACAGGGCCAGCGCGGCATCCGGGCGCGCCGCCTGCGTCCACGATGGACGGCGACCTTTGCGGGTGTCGCCGTACAGCGTGAATTGGCTCACCACCAGCAGCGGGGCGTCCGCGGTGGCGCACGACTCCTCGTCGCGCAGGATGCGCAGCTCGTGCAGCTTGCGCGCCATGGTGACCGCTTTGTCCTCGGTGTCCGAGACGTGCACGCCCAGCAGGACCAGCAGCCCGGGCTCCGCGATCGCGCCGACGACCTCGTCCTCGACGGTGACGCTCGCCTCCGTCACCCGCGCCGCGACGGCCCTCACACCGCCTCCAGGAAGCCGTGCCGCACCAGTTCACGCACCAGCGGCAGCGCGCCCTCGGTCAGCGCCTCCTCGTCCAGCCCGTGCCCGGCGGCCAGCAGCGACAGCAGGTCCGACAGCGGCAGCGCGCCCCGGCACCCGGCCAGCAGCGCGGCGACCGGTTCGTCGACCTCGTGCTGCCACCCCGGCCCGTCCGAGCGGTGCAGGCGCAGCACCGTGGTGTCCCAGCCCTCGTCGCCAGGCGCGGACACCCGCTCCAGCAGCACCGTCTCCGGCACCCGGAACCGCGTGTCCAGCAGCTCGTGGCCGTGGTCGCGCAGCCAGTCCACCCGGTCCAGCCACGCGCCCGCCTCCGGGCCCAGCGGGTCGTCGTAGGCCTGGCGCAGGTCCTCGCACACCACGGTCGGGTGGCCGGCGCCGGTCCGACGCAGGGTGACGAACCCGAAGCCGACGCCCTGGACCTTGTGCTCGGCGAACCAGTCGAGCCAGTCGGCGGCCTTGGCCCGGCCACGGTCGGAGCGGGGATCGATCCCCGCGTCCCGCAGCCAGGTGCCGACGTACAGGCCGGGGTCGGCGACGTCGCGCTGCACGAACCACGCGTCGGTGCCCTTGGGCAGCCAGCGGGTCACCCGGTCGGCCCAGTCCTCGCCGTCCACGTGCAGCCAGGACGCGAGCAGCTGGCCGGTGCCGCCTTCGCTCAGGAAACCGGGCAGCTGCCGGACCACCAGCGCGCTCGCGTCGTCGCCGCCCAGGCCGGAGTCCCGGTAGGTGTAGTCGACGCGCGGCGGGCCCACCACGAACGGGGGGTTGCACACGATCTGGTCGAACCGGCGGCGCGCGACCGGCGCGAACCACTCGCCCCGCACCAGTTCGACGTCCAGCTCGTTGAGGCGGAACGTCGCGTCCGCCAGTGCCAGCGCCCGTTCCGACACGTCGGTCGCCGTCACGCGCCGCGCGTGCCGGGTCGCGTGCAGCGCCTGGACGCCGTTGCCCGTGCCCAGGTCCAGCAGGGTGCCCACGGGCCGCCGGGTGGTGGCGCGGATCAGGCTGAGCGACGCGTGCCCGACGCCGAGCACGTGCTCCGGCGGTACCTCCGTGCCGAGTGCGTCGGAGTCCAGGTCCGACACCACCCACCACGACCCCTGCTCGTCGCCGTGCGGGCGGACGTCCAGGCCGGCGCGCAGCCGGTCCGGCCCGCCGCGCAGGAGCCCGGCCGCCAGCGCGTCGGCGAGCGGGACGGGCGCCAGCGCCGCGCGCACCGCGGCCTCCGGTTCCGCGGCGCCGAGCAGGAACAGGCGGATGAGCGTGCCGAGTTCGCCGGCGTCCGCGCTGGCCCGGAAGGCCAGT
Coding sequences within it:
- a CDS encoding fumarate hydratase, which translates into the protein MTTTTFQYTDVLPLGPDHETEYRLVTAEGVRVVEAAGRKFLEVEPAALTELARTAITDIQHLLRSSHLAQLRAIVDDPEASGNDRFVAMDLLRNAAISAGGVLPMCQDTGTAIVIGKRSEGVLTGGNDEEALARGIFDAYQQLNLRYSQMAPVSFWDEKNTGTNLPAQIELFHKDNTAGSDDPTYEFLFMAKGGGSANKTFLYQETKAVLNPKRLAKFLDEKLRSLGTAACPPYHLAIVVGGMSAEYNLKVAKLASARYLDNLPREGSPLGHGFRDTDLEQQVLEMTRQFGIGAQFGGKYFCHDVRVIRLPRHGASCPVGIAVSCSADRQAKAKITADGIFIEQLERDPARFLPDVTTDDLSDEVVQVDLNRPMDEIRAQLSSLPVKTRLSLTGPLVVARDIAHAKIAERLEAGEEMPQYLRDHPVYYAGPAKTPDGYASGSFGPTTAGRMDSYVAQFQAAGGSLVMLAKGNRSQQVTASCRQHGGFYLGSIGGPAARLAQDCIKKVDVLEYPELGMEAVWKIEVEDFPAFIVIDDKGNDFFAETSEPVLQISFRS
- a CDS encoding SRPBCC family protein, with product MKKRQVSATRTVAAPPEKIFELLADPSKHPLIDGSGTVLAAQDGGPERLSLGARFGMDMKMGASYKILNTVVEFEENRLIAWRHFNGHRWRWQLEPRDDGSTDVTETFDWSTARIPLLIDLSFFPRKNKQAIDKTLDRMVKLFQA
- a CDS encoding class I SAM-dependent methyltransferase gives rise to the protein MSIPRFSDDFLARLREAFRRTGYDADGVVGALGGAAHAALGRGEPELAFRASADAGELGTLIRLFLLGAAEPEAAVRAALAPVPLADALAAGLLRGGPDRLRAGLDVRPHGDEQGSWWVVSDLDSDALGTEVPPEHVLGVGHASLSLIRATTRRPVGTLLDLGTGNGVQALHATRHARRVTATDVSERALALADATFRLNELDVELVRGEWFAPVARRRFDQIVCNPPFVVGPPRVDYTYRDSGLGGDDASALVVRQLPGFLSEGGTGQLLASWLHVDGEDWADRVTRWLPKGTDAWFVQRDVADPGLYVGTWLRDAGIDPRSDRGRAKAADWLDWFAEHKVQGVGFGFVTLRRTGAGHPTVVCEDLRQAYDDPLGPEAGAWLDRVDWLRDHGHELLDTRFRVPETVLLERVSAPGDEGWDTTVLRLHRSDGPGWQHEVDEPVAALLAGCRGALPLSDLLSLLAAGHGLDEEALTEGALPLVRELVRHGFLEAV
- the dtd gene encoding D-aminoacyl-tRNA deacylase, which translates into the protein MRAVAARVTEASVTVEDEVVGAIAEPGLLVLLGVHVSDTEDKAVTMARKLHELRILRDEESCATADAPLLVVSQFTLYGDTRKGRRPSWTQAARPDAALALFDRVVAELRNRGARVATGKFGAAMAVHSVNDGPFTVLVEV
- a CDS encoding RipA family octameric membrane protein, whose protein sequence is MTELSAKLWNEAVRPRDYAPEGEKYQTAVLEQYKICVEMADRVSARRNLTNTFFLTVNTAVGAAFVGLAGGSKLTGAPVWVLVVGLVILLGECVAWLVIVRSYRQLNSAKYAVIGALEERLPAYAYSRAEWTALGEGKDWRRYVPLSHIEQWIPVIFALTYVLVVVALAVI
- a CDS encoding sigma-70 family RNA polymerase sigma factor produces the protein MSVQTLERPTREVPEPETEPVETSVRPSPNLDADLDAQGPAADLVRVYLNGIGKTALLSAADEVELAKRIEAGVFAQHMLDTTPKLSPQRRKELQALVRDGHRAKNHLLEANLRLVVSLAKRYTGRGMPLLDLIQEGNLGLIRAVEKFDYSKGFKFSTYATWWIRQAITRGMADQGRTIRLPVHLVEQVNKLARIKRDLHQQLGREATNEELAAESGIPAEKVADLLDHARDPVSLDMPVGTDEDAPLGDFIEDSEATDAESAVISGLLQDDLRRVLATLDEREQQVIRMRYGLDDGQPRTLDQIGKHFGLSRERVRQIEREVMSKLRQGERAERLRAYAS